In Brassica rapa cultivar Chiifu-401-42 chromosome A06, CAAS_Brap_v3.01, whole genome shotgun sequence, a single window of DNA contains:
- the LOC103871475 gene encoding uncharacterized protein LOC103871475, with the protein MTSWKKTIATPFKKAATFFNQPQQTPHNRHANAKAREEHERRTVKELQGDVMACGYEDVLVMWSILDKSNSSNNLSS; encoded by the coding sequence atgactTCATGGAAGAAAACAATTGCAACGCCATTCAAGAAAGCGGCGACGTTCTTTAACCAACCGCAGCAAACGCCGCACAACCGCCACGCAAACGCGAAGGCGAGAGAAGAACACGAGAGACGAACTGTGAAGGAGCTTCAAGGTGACGTCATGGCTTGTGGCTATGAAGATGTCCTCGTCATGTGGTCAATTCTTGACAAGTCAAACTCTTCAAACAATCTGTCTTCTTAA